One segment of Micromonospora parathelypteridis DNA contains the following:
- a CDS encoding DUF1800 domain-containing protein codes for MADQNVPPRRPRDDRGWDGRQHHSADGYGDPNASAPYGYDSPNPYQGGYPAQADPREQYGDGYAHAGHPAPGPRGPQWVGPEGLGRPAPTRPAGTGLPTLDDDDEPGRKVGRRKAMVALGGTAAVVAGGAALAMTPQLRGLFGDEAVAGDATGSTVTDGTAARPSGQQPSTVRTYTEQNESYMGSRAGEALKKNAPAGGRTLSGPAAAAAATQVTVKTVLAKDPILHLARRATFGPTPAVIADIKNQGIDAWIRAQLAPEKIEPSKAELKLAELPTLKLNTQQLRAQRDQLNDQGAQPEREMVDATVARQIWSNRQLFEVMVDFWNDFLHVAADFDGGEVYRNSFDQDVVRKHALGSYPEMLVAANKHPALLIYLNQKDSRKDAINENLARENLELYSVGVDGGYEEQDVRQAAMLQTGRGIDKDGKYVFKPEQHYVGKVKILGFTHANNSADPKKADAAIDAYITYIAKHPSTAKYVAQSLATRFVSDTPPKSLVDRLAKIYTTNNGLIKPVLMALFCSTEFWAGVGQKVRRPMEYLVATYRILGVSPEASPKHNNGDNKRTPYARGLRQIHDKLRELGHFPMGQPTPDGYPDVYVAWTSAGTMVNGWNEAGELLAGYRTTFTYTAPEKLVAKPPATAGAYVDALSQRLVGQKLSAREKNLILGVAGVPATAKVDAKFNGAITAVARAILASPQHHLR; via the coding sequence ATGGCCGACCAGAATGTGCCACCACGTCGACCGCGGGACGACCGCGGTTGGGACGGACGCCAGCACCACAGCGCGGACGGTTACGGCGACCCCAACGCGTCCGCGCCCTACGGGTACGACTCGCCTAACCCCTACCAGGGCGGCTACCCGGCGCAGGCCGACCCGCGCGAGCAGTACGGCGACGGGTACGCGCACGCCGGACACCCCGCCCCCGGCCCGCGCGGCCCGCAGTGGGTCGGCCCGGAGGGTCTCGGCCGTCCGGCCCCGACGCGGCCGGCCGGCACCGGACTCCCCACTCTGGACGATGACGACGAGCCCGGTCGCAAGGTCGGCCGGCGCAAGGCCATGGTCGCCCTCGGCGGCACCGCTGCCGTCGTCGCCGGTGGCGCGGCGCTCGCCATGACCCCGCAGCTCCGCGGCCTGTTCGGCGACGAGGCCGTGGCCGGCGACGCGACCGGCAGCACGGTGACCGACGGCACCGCGGCGCGGCCCAGCGGCCAGCAGCCCAGCACGGTGCGCACCTACACCGAGCAGAACGAGAGCTACATGGGCTCCCGGGCCGGCGAGGCGCTGAAGAAGAACGCGCCGGCCGGTGGACGGACCCTGTCCGGTCCGGCCGCCGCCGCGGCGGCGACCCAGGTGACCGTCAAGACCGTGCTGGCCAAGGACCCGATCCTGCACCTGGCCCGGCGGGCCACCTTCGGGCCGACGCCCGCGGTGATCGCCGACATCAAGAATCAGGGCATCGACGCCTGGATCCGCGCCCAGCTGGCCCCGGAGAAGATCGAGCCGAGCAAGGCCGAGCTGAAGCTCGCCGAGCTGCCCACCCTGAAGCTCAACACGCAGCAGTTGCGCGCCCAGCGCGACCAGCTCAACGACCAGGGCGCCCAGCCCGAGCGGGAGATGGTCGACGCGACCGTCGCCCGGCAGATCTGGTCCAACCGCCAGCTGTTCGAGGTGATGGTCGACTTCTGGAACGACTTCCTGCACGTCGCCGCCGACTTCGACGGCGGCGAGGTCTACCGCAACTCGTTCGACCAGGACGTCGTGCGCAAGCACGCGCTGGGCAGCTACCCGGAGATGCTGGTCGCCGCGAACAAGCACCCCGCGCTGCTGATCTACCTGAACCAGAAGGACTCGCGCAAGGACGCGATCAACGAGAACCTCGCCCGGGAGAACCTCGAGCTCTACTCGGTCGGCGTCGACGGTGGTTACGAGGAGCAGGACGTCCGGCAGGCGGCCATGCTGCAGACGGGCCGCGGCATCGACAAGGACGGCAAGTACGTCTTCAAGCCCGAGCAGCACTACGTCGGCAAGGTGAAGATCCTCGGCTTCACCCACGCGAACAACTCGGCGGACCCGAAGAAGGCCGACGCGGCGATCGACGCGTACATCACCTACATCGCGAAGCACCCGTCGACCGCGAAGTACGTCGCGCAGAGCCTGGCGACGCGGTTCGTCTCGGACACCCCGCCGAAGTCCCTGGTGGACCGGCTGGCCAAGATCTACACCACCAACAACGGCCTGATCAAGCCGGTGCTGATGGCGCTCTTCTGCTCCACCGAGTTCTGGGCCGGTGTGGGCCAGAAGGTGCGTCGGCCGATGGAGTACCTGGTCGCCACGTACCGCATCCTGGGCGTCTCGCCGGAAGCGTCGCCGAAGCACAACAACGGCGACAACAAGCGCACCCCGTACGCCCGGGGCCTGCGGCAGATCCACGACAAGCTGCGCGAGCTGGGCCACTTCCCGATGGGTCAGCCCACCCCGGACGGCTACCCGGACGTCTACGTCGCCTGGACGTCGGCCGGCACCATGGTCAACGGCTGGAACGAGGCGGGCGAGCTCCTCGCCGGCTACCGCACCACCTTCACGTACACGGCTCCGGAGAAGCTGGTCGCCAAGCCGCCGGCCACCGC
- a CDS encoding DUF3040 domain-containing protein: MLSKEDQRRFDQITRQLRESDPAFFARLDHRVRARRGRYLMLLTIVLWASLPAIAVFAGRLTGAICAVVLVANAAIMWRFRRRWT, from the coding sequence ATGCTCAGCAAAGAGGATCAGCGCAGGTTCGACCAGATCACCCGTCAGCTCCGGGAAAGTGACCCGGCCTTCTTCGCCCGGCTGGACCACCGGGTCCGGGCCCGAAGGGGCCGCTACCTGATGTTGTTGACCATCGTGCTGTGGGCGTCGCTGCCGGCGATAGCCGTGTTCGCCGGTCGACTGACCGGCGCGATCTGCGCGGTGGTGCTGGTGGCCAACGCCGCGATCATGTGGCGGTTCCGCCGCCGCTGGACGTGA
- a CDS encoding SWIM zinc finger family protein, with protein MSTDRFADYGRPRRVDGGLRARSARGAIGRSWWSRRFLEVLESFALGTRLTRGRSYARAGQVLTLDIAPGRVSAVVQGSRPQPYQVSIGLQPFPAALWSRIEAELAGQAFFSARLLAGDLPDELEELFVAAGAPLFPAGVDELTQRCNCPDFAVPCKHLAATFYLLAEAFDADPFELLHWRGRSRAELLDELRARRVEATGAALSPALVAPPSEPDDEMSAVDVAPLGAARALAGLSATPLAESADRFWLPPVPLPDRPPRLVTGPDLLLRQLGAPAPAIGGPGLLERLRRAYRAFGPADR; from the coding sequence GTGAGCACCGATCGTTTCGCCGACTACGGGCGTCCCCGCCGCGTCGACGGGGGGCTGCGGGCGCGCAGCGCCCGGGGTGCGATCGGCCGGTCCTGGTGGTCCCGGCGGTTCCTGGAGGTGCTGGAGTCGTTCGCGCTCGGCACCCGGCTGACCCGGGGGCGGTCGTACGCGCGGGCCGGTCAGGTGCTCACCCTCGACATCGCGCCCGGACGGGTCAGTGCGGTGGTGCAGGGTTCCCGGCCGCAGCCGTACCAGGTGTCCATCGGGCTGCAGCCGTTCCCGGCCGCGCTCTGGTCCCGCATCGAGGCGGAGTTGGCCGGGCAGGCCTTCTTCAGCGCCCGCCTGCTCGCCGGGGACCTCCCCGACGAGTTGGAGGAGCTGTTCGTCGCCGCTGGCGCGCCGCTCTTCCCGGCCGGGGTGGACGAGCTGACCCAGCGGTGCAACTGCCCCGACTTCGCGGTGCCGTGCAAACACCTCGCGGCGACGTTCTACCTGCTGGCCGAGGCGTTCGACGCGGACCCGTTCGAGCTGCTGCACTGGCGTGGCCGGTCCCGCGCCGAGCTGCTCGACGAGCTTCGCGCGCGGCGGGTCGAGGCCACCGGCGCCGCTCTGTCACCGGCCCTGGTCGCCCCACCGTCCGAACCGGACGACGAGATGTCCGCAGTGGACGTCGCGCCGCTCGGTGCGGCCCGCGCGCTCGCCGGGCTGTCGGCGACCCCGCTGGCCGAGTCGGCGGACCGGTTCTGGTTGCCGCCGGTGCCGCTGCCCGATCGGCCGCCCCGGCTGGTGACCGGCCCCGACCTGCTGCTGCGCCAGTTGGGAGCGCCAGCGCCAGCCATCGGCGGGCCGGGACTGCTCGAACGGCTGCGCCGCGCGTACCGGGCGTTCGGCCCGGCCGATCGGTGA
- a CDS encoding carbohydrate kinase family protein — protein sequence MVDLLVIGGLGVDVRVRVPALPLPAADSHTVEPIELRIGNTGAGVALAGRALGLRVRVVDTLGADPAGDLVRAALSRAGVPAVLVEDRNGTRRSVNLVDPGGRRTSLYDPRPWRGSPPFPPTEVAELVRDARHVHLSIMDWMVPLLPAVRAALPAGVALSTDLHDWDGENPYHRPFAEVADLVLVSGVRLAERAAALAGTLAPRTVVVTRASDGAELYPGDGTQVPVPPAAPPGPVVDSNGAGDAFAAGLVAARLRGEPLPKAARYAARVAAAACTHDGMEYPPGLLPTT from the coding sequence ATGGTCGACCTACTGGTCATTGGCGGGCTTGGGGTGGATGTGCGGGTCCGGGTGCCGGCGCTGCCGCTGCCGGCCGCCGACTCGCACACCGTCGAGCCGATCGAGCTGCGCATCGGCAACACCGGCGCCGGGGTGGCGTTGGCCGGCCGGGCGCTCGGCCTGCGGGTACGCGTCGTGGACACCCTTGGCGCGGACCCGGCCGGCGATCTCGTCCGGGCGGCGCTCAGCCGGGCCGGGGTGCCGGCGGTGCTGGTCGAGGACCGGAACGGCACCCGGCGATCGGTGAACCTGGTGGACCCGGGCGGACGACGCACGTCGCTCTACGATCCGCGTCCGTGGCGGGGCAGCCCACCGTTCCCGCCAACGGAGGTGGCCGAACTGGTCCGGGACGCCCGGCACGTACACCTCTCGATCATGGATTGGATGGTGCCGCTGCTGCCCGCCGTGCGGGCCGCCCTCCCGGCGGGCGTGGCGCTCTCCACCGACCTGCACGACTGGGACGGCGAGAACCCCTACCATCGGCCGTTCGCCGAGGTCGCCGACCTGGTCCTGGTGAGTGGGGTACGGCTGGCCGAGCGGGCCGCGGCCCTCGCCGGCACGCTGGCGCCCCGGACGGTGGTGGTCACCCGGGCCTCGGACGGCGCGGAGCTCTACCCCGGTGACGGCACGCAGGTGCCGGTGCCACCCGCCGCCCCGCCGGGGCCGGTGGTCGACAGCAACGGCGCGGGCGACGCCTTCGCGGCCGGGCTGGTCGCCGCTCGGCTACGTGGCGAGCCACTCCCGAAGGCGGCCCGTTACGCGGCTCGGGTTGCCGCCGCGGCCTGCACGCACGACGGCATGGAGTATCCGCCGGGCCTGTTGCCCACGACGTGA
- a CDS encoding DinB family protein: MEQTIDPTLGPVLARTGDERAVLESFLDFHRAVLLRKLRGLSDADAGRRLVPSSTTLAGLVKHLTLVERNWFPTLLAPEPGDVYLTSEEDAVASFTLGEQDTVARLTEAYERACARSRAAAAGFDLDHVVPHPQLGEVSLRWILVHMIEETARHAGHADILRELTDGDSGAF, from the coding sequence ATGGAGCAGACGATCGATCCGACGCTCGGCCCGGTGCTCGCCCGCACCGGCGACGAACGCGCCGTGCTGGAGTCGTTCCTCGACTTCCACCGAGCCGTGCTGCTGCGCAAGCTGCGCGGTCTCTCCGACGCCGACGCCGGCCGGCGGCTGGTGCCCTCGTCGACCACGCTCGCCGGGCTGGTCAAGCACCTGACCCTGGTCGAGCGGAACTGGTTCCCGACCCTGCTGGCCCCCGAGCCCGGCGACGTCTACCTGACCTCGGAGGAGGACGCGGTGGCGAGCTTCACGCTTGGTGAGCAGGACACCGTCGCCCGCCTCACCGAGGCGTACGAGCGGGCCTGCGCACGGTCCCGGGCAGCCGCCGCGGGCTTCGACCTCGACCACGTGGTGCCGCACCCGCAGCTCGGTGAGGTGTCGCTGCGCTGGATCCTGGTGCACATGATCGAGGAGACGGCGCGGCACGCCGGTCACGCCGACATCCTGCGGGAGTTGACCGACGGCGACTCCGGCGCGTTCTGA
- a CDS encoding polysaccharide pyruvyl transferase family protein translates to MTHGAGLTIGVLGSYGGRNLGDEAILTGLLTDLRTQEPNARIIVFSRNPEHTRAAHPDVEAVPWEGVSRTDSALVLAQLDLLILGGGGILYDREARRYLRVVRVAQERGLPLITYAVGVGPLSDGVDTGMVRETLSGATQVTVRDQESRMVLEEAGLLNPITVTADPAFLLQPEEFPAHLLAEEGVPVGKRLVGISVREPGRAAERLDVDGYHRLLAQIGDFLVHRIDAYVLFVPMERDDIRHAHGVLSHMVAADRGRILHGTYTPQQVLGLMRHFDLAVGMRLHFLIFAAMVGTPFLPLPYAGKVFDLAQRLGVPALRGVEREVEGPLLAEVDRLWDEREQRAEATARRVAEVCEQARGTSEVTRGVLEGLRSQTLTRV, encoded by the coding sequence ATGACGCACGGTGCCGGACTGACCATCGGTGTGCTCGGCTCGTACGGTGGGCGAAACCTCGGCGACGAGGCGATCCTCACCGGCCTGCTCACCGATCTGCGCACGCAGGAACCGAATGCCCGGATCATCGTCTTCTCCCGCAACCCGGAGCACACCAGGGCCGCCCACCCGGACGTCGAGGCGGTGCCCTGGGAGGGCGTCAGCCGCACCGACTCCGCCCTGGTCCTTGCCCAGCTCGACCTGCTCATCCTGGGCGGCGGCGGCATCCTCTACGACCGGGAGGCACGCCGTTACCTGCGGGTCGTCCGGGTCGCCCAGGAGCGTGGCCTGCCCCTGATCACGTACGCGGTGGGGGTCGGGCCGCTCAGCGACGGGGTGGACACCGGCATGGTCCGGGAGACTCTGTCCGGCGCGACCCAGGTGACGGTTCGCGACCAGGAGTCCCGGATGGTGCTGGAGGAAGCCGGCCTGCTCAACCCGATCACGGTCACCGCGGACCCGGCGTTCCTGTTGCAACCGGAGGAATTCCCGGCCCACCTGCTGGCCGAGGAGGGGGTGCCGGTCGGTAAGCGGCTGGTCGGGATAAGCGTGCGGGAGCCGGGGCGGGCCGCCGAACGGCTCGACGTGGACGGTTACCACCGTCTGCTGGCCCAGATCGGTGACTTCCTGGTGCACCGGATCGACGCGTACGTGCTGTTCGTGCCGATGGAACGCGACGACATCCGGCACGCCCACGGAGTGCTCTCACACATGGTCGCCGCTGATCGGGGTCGAATCCTGCACGGCACCTACACCCCGCAGCAGGTACTCGGGCTGATGCGCCACTTCGACCTGGCCGTCGGCATGCGCCTGCACTTCCTGATCTTCGCGGCGATGGTCGGCACACCGTTCCTGCCGCTGCCGTACGCCGGCAAGGTCTTCGACCTGGCCCAGCGGCTCGGCGTGCCGGCGCTGCGCGGCGTGGAGCGGGAGGTCGAGGGGCCGCTACTGGCCGAGGTCGACCGGCTGTGGGACGAGCGGGAGCAACGCGCCGAGGCCACCGCCCGGCGGGTGGCGGAGGTGTGCGAGCAGGCGCGGGGCACCTCGGAGGTCACCCGTGGCGTGTTGGAAGGCCTGCGCAGCCAGACCCTCACCCGGGTCTGA
- a CDS encoding GNAT family N-acetyltransferase yields the protein MELTLTPMKGPELARLLESLERAYAEDLVVHRGLTPEAARERSIDQLGELLPAGVATEGALLRVGRVDDTEVGWIWVTLPKATVSRQAWIHNIEVHPAHRGRGYARRMIQLIEAELAQLKVPELGLNVFGTNTVAIGLYRSLGFEVTSQQMAKRVDPVG from the coding sequence GTGGAGTTGACGTTGACGCCGATGAAGGGGCCGGAGCTGGCCCGGTTGCTCGAGTCGCTGGAGCGGGCGTACGCCGAGGATCTGGTGGTGCACCGGGGGCTGACTCCGGAGGCGGCCCGGGAGCGGTCGATCGACCAGCTGGGGGAGCTGCTGCCGGCGGGCGTGGCGACCGAGGGGGCGCTGCTGCGGGTGGGCCGGGTCGACGACACCGAGGTCGGTTGGATCTGGGTGACCCTGCCGAAGGCGACCGTCTCGCGGCAGGCCTGGATCCACAACATCGAGGTGCACCCGGCGCACCGGGGACGCGGGTACGCACGGCGGATGATCCAGCTCATCGAGGCGGAACTCGCCCAACTCAAGGTGCCCGAGCTGGGTCTGAACGTCTTCGGCACGAACACCGTCGCGATCGGGCTCTACCGGAGTCTGGGCTTCGAGGTCACCTCGCAGCAGATGGCGAAGCGGGTCGACCCGGTGGGCTGA
- a CDS encoding phosphotransferase encodes MVERTAGRIGWADLPERVRTSVQQIIGDRVVEAVSQPGGYSPGTADRVRTVTGLRAFVKAISPAQNPDSPSMHRAEARTAAALPASVPTPRLLGCHDDGEWVALVFSDVDGRHPATPWRADELTLVLNALEVMATELTPSPVAHVPTAAELLAQDFAGWHRIAANPPDLLDPWAREHLDQLRAAAERGIAALTGDTLCHVDVRADNLLLDATGTVNVVDWPWACRGPAWLDTALLLVNVRLHGGHDTEALLRRLPLTTEVDPIELTGVYAGLAGYFADSARRPPPPGIPTVRAFQQAQADALLPWLAARLR; translated from the coding sequence ATGGTGGAGCGGACTGCGGGCAGGATCGGGTGGGCGGACCTGCCGGAGCGCGTCCGGACGTCGGTACAGCAGATCATCGGCGATCGGGTCGTCGAGGCGGTGTCCCAGCCGGGCGGCTACTCGCCGGGCACCGCCGATCGGGTCCGCACCGTGACCGGCTTGCGGGCGTTCGTCAAGGCGATCAGCCCGGCGCAGAACCCGGACAGCCCGAGCATGCACCGCGCGGAGGCCCGCACCGCCGCCGCGCTGCCGGCCTCGGTGCCGACGCCCCGGCTGCTGGGTTGCCACGACGACGGCGAATGGGTGGCGCTGGTCTTCTCTGACGTGGACGGTCGGCACCCGGCCACCCCGTGGAGGGCCGACGAGCTCACCCTTGTGCTGAACGCCCTGGAGGTGATGGCCACCGAGCTCACCCCGAGCCCGGTGGCGCACGTGCCAACCGCCGCCGAGCTGCTGGCCCAGGACTTCGCCGGCTGGCACCGGATCGCCGCCAACCCGCCGGACCTGCTGGATCCCTGGGCCCGGGAGCACCTGGACCAGCTGCGTGCCGCCGCCGAGCGGGGCATCGCCGCGCTGACCGGTGACACCCTCTGCCACGTGGACGTACGCGCCGACAACCTGCTGCTCGACGCCACCGGCACGGTCAACGTGGTCGACTGGCCGTGGGCGTGCCGAGGGCCGGCCTGGCTGGACACCGCGCTGTTGCTGGTCAACGTCCGGCTGCACGGTGGGCACGACACGGAGGCGCTGCTGCGCCGCCTACCCCTCACCACCGAGGTCGACCCGATCGAGCTCACCGGGGTGTACGCCGGGTTGGCCGGCTACTTCGCCGACAGCGCTCGGCGCCCGCCGCCGCCCGGGATCCCCACCGTCCGCGCCTTTCAGCAGGCCCAGGCCGACGCCCTGCTCCCCTGGCTGGCCGCCCGCCTCCGCTGA
- a CDS encoding HAD-IA family hydrolase has product MELAGIGAVLFDMDGTLVDSDAAVERAWERWSAEYGVDPAAALAIAHGSPAEATIRRLLPALDDATVAAAAARQLALQYDDLSDVRATPGAYELLTTLARLGLPWAVVTSADARLAEARLGAAGIVAPVLVTVEDVRVGKPDPEGYRRAAALLDVPAARCLVVEDAEVGLQAGRAAGAMTAALKGLDGDLRLDDLTQLARHLGSASTAR; this is encoded by the coding sequence GTGGAACTGGCAGGCATTGGCGCGGTGCTGTTCGACATGGATGGCACCCTGGTCGACTCCGACGCCGCCGTGGAGCGGGCCTGGGAACGCTGGTCCGCCGAGTACGGCGTCGACCCCGCAGCGGCGTTGGCGATCGCCCATGGCAGCCCCGCTGAGGCGACCATTCGTCGACTGCTGCCCGCGCTCGACGACGCCACGGTCGCCGCTGCCGCGGCTCGGCAGCTCGCGTTGCAGTACGACGACCTGTCCGACGTACGGGCCACTCCCGGGGCGTACGAGCTGCTGACCACGCTGGCTCGGTTGGGGCTGCCGTGGGCGGTGGTGACCAGCGCTGACGCCCGGTTGGCCGAGGCTCGGCTCGGTGCCGCCGGCATCGTTGCGCCCGTGCTGGTCACGGTGGAGGACGTTCGTGTCGGCAAACCGGACCCGGAGGGTTACCGGCGGGCCGCCGCCCTGCTGGACGTGCCCGCGGCACGGTGCCTGGTCGTCGAGGACGCCGAGGTCGGCCTGCAGGCCGGGCGAGCGGCCGGCGCGATGACCGCCGCGCTGAAGGGGCTCGACGGCGACCTGCGCCTCGACGACCTGACGCAGCTGGCGCGCCACCTGGGGTCGGCGTCGACCGCACGCTGA
- a CDS encoding SDR family NAD(P)-dependent oxidoreductase, whose product MTTTLNDKVALVTGGSRGIGAGIALRLAEDGADVALTYRQDAERAATVVKQIEAMGRRALAIQADGADPTAVRGAVDRAAADLGRLDILVNNAAVFLVGAIDELGSADVEQTIAVNIRAPYVAVQAALRHLGDGGRIISIGSNVGERAVFPGLTLYSMSKTALVGLTRGLARELGPRDITVNLVNPGPTDTDANPADGPNAAAISGFTAVGRYARPADIAATVAHLASPEACYVTGAVINVDGGFTS is encoded by the coding sequence ATGACGACGACACTCAACGACAAGGTCGCCCTGGTGACCGGGGGTTCCCGGGGTATCGGGGCCGGCATCGCACTGCGCCTGGCCGAGGACGGGGCCGACGTGGCGCTGACCTACCGGCAGGACGCCGAGCGGGCCGCGACCGTGGTGAAGCAGATCGAGGCCATGGGTCGACGGGCGCTGGCCATCCAGGCCGACGGCGCCGACCCGACCGCCGTACGGGGTGCGGTCGACCGGGCGGCCGCCGACCTGGGTCGGCTGGACATCCTGGTGAACAACGCGGCGGTCTTCCTGGTCGGCGCCATCGACGAGCTCGGCTCGGCAGACGTGGAGCAGACGATCGCGGTGAACATCCGGGCACCGTACGTCGCCGTGCAGGCGGCGCTGCGGCACCTGGGCGACGGCGGACGGATCATCAGTATCGGCAGCAACGTCGGTGAACGGGCGGTCTTTCCCGGGCTGACGCTCTACTCGATGAGCAAGACCGCTCTGGTCGGGCTGACCCGGGGCCTGGCCCGCGAGCTGGGCCCACGGGACATCACCGTCAACCTGGTCAACCCCGGGCCGACCGACACGGACGCCAATCCGGCGGACGGGCCGAACGCGGCGGCCATCAGCGGATTCACCGCCGTCGGCCGCTACGCTCGCCCCGCCGACATCGCGGCCACCGTCGCGCACCTGGCCAGCCCCGAGGCCTGCTACGTGACCGGTGCCGTGATCAATGTGGACGGCGGTTTCACCAGCTGA
- a CDS encoding IclR family transcriptional regulator, giving the protein MPRVVPAVIRALDVLELFLDHHQLSARQVMERLDLPRTTVHELLVTLEARSYLISVPGQPVQYRLGMPLFQLGAAFAGRLDLVREAQGVVRDVAAGCDEAVHVAVLDGADVIYLVKFDSTHPVRMVSAVGRRLPAHCTAVGKILLSSLDQAGLDAVLTKGALPGMTPDSITDPERLRAHLEHVRAESVAVDIGESDSAMRCVAAAVRDHSGATIAAMSLSAPIIRWTPQAHVEWTRLIREGAATLSTRMGYRAQPR; this is encoded by the coding sequence ATGCCCCGTGTGGTACCGGCGGTCATCCGCGCACTCGACGTCCTCGAACTGTTCCTGGACCACCATCAACTGTCGGCCCGCCAGGTGATGGAGCGGCTCGACCTGCCCCGCACCACCGTCCACGAACTGCTCGTCACACTCGAGGCTCGCTCGTACCTGATCTCCGTCCCGGGCCAGCCGGTGCAGTATCGGCTCGGCATGCCGCTGTTCCAACTGGGCGCGGCGTTCGCCGGCCGACTTGACCTGGTCCGCGAGGCGCAGGGCGTGGTGCGGGACGTGGCCGCCGGGTGCGACGAGGCGGTCCACGTGGCCGTGCTCGACGGCGCCGATGTCATCTACCTCGTCAAGTTCGACAGCACGCACCCCGTTCGGATGGTCTCCGCGGTCGGGCGGCGGCTGCCAGCCCACTGCACGGCGGTCGGCAAGATCCTGCTGTCGAGCCTCGATCAGGCGGGCCTGGACGCCGTCCTGACGAAGGGCGCCCTGCCGGGCATGACGCCGGACAGCATCACCGACCCGGAGCGCCTTCGTGCACATCTCGAACATGTCCGGGCGGAGAGCGTCGCGGTCGACATCGGCGAGTCCGACAGTGCCATGCGCTGCGTCGCCGCGGCGGTCCGAGACCATTCCGGCGCGACGATCGCCGCGATGAGCCTGTCCGCGCCGATCATTCGCTGGACCCCCCAGGCGCACGTGGAGTGGACCCGGCTCATCCGCGAGGGAGCGGCCACGCTGTCCACCCGGATGGGCTACCGGGCCCAGCCTCGATAG
- a CDS encoding extracellular solute-binding protein: MSMENPAWSRRGFLGMGVGVLGAAGLAACGGNSESPTRVQPEVPQELVDAAAALKGSAMGMLSQKLYSTAANEALDSSIKKFADTTGTKIENSLVQADAGDVVAKIDAEVKGGVARDLAFMTDSRFVAQFQALGDLEDVTDVVTALTAKYGEPCAEAKNFCVFDGKWFAIPYHFIGIGSFLRKDWMQDKGISPKDVYSWEELRDLCLAISDPTKRRFGWGMTVNRSGDGNGMIEALINAYGGSIASNDGRKVTFDSPETVQAVTFLGDIYTNPRYKPMLPPGVASWTDTSNNENWLAGVLGYTRNQFSVYADSRTKKNPVYANTHVFSDCIGPATNNPLLLGQSQGFVVFKGAKNPALAKLLAQYLVSAPALLGVAKEAPGLVMPAWEKVWDADPFFTSGDPAFPMLRRITQLSLPLSTKNGLAFPQKASAGQQAVGAAYVLTDMMQQVVQGTAPAQAVTTAHAKMVQIFNQQGLPQ; encoded by the coding sequence ATGTCCATGGAGAACCCGGCATGGTCCCGGCGCGGCTTCCTGGGGATGGGGGTGGGGGTGCTCGGCGCAGCCGGTCTGGCCGCGTGTGGGGGCAACTCCGAATCGCCCACCAGGGTGCAGCCGGAGGTTCCGCAGGAGCTGGTCGACGCCGCGGCGGCGTTGAAGGGCTCCGCAATGGGGATGCTGTCGCAGAAGCTGTACTCGACGGCGGCGAACGAAGCCCTCGACAGCTCGATCAAGAAGTTCGCCGACACCACCGGAACGAAGATCGAGAACAGTCTGGTCCAGGCCGACGCCGGTGATGTGGTGGCCAAGATCGACGCCGAGGTCAAGGGCGGGGTGGCGCGTGACCTGGCGTTCATGACCGACTCGCGGTTCGTCGCGCAGTTTCAGGCGCTGGGTGACCTGGAGGACGTGACGGACGTCGTCACGGCGCTGACGGCCAAGTACGGCGAACCCTGCGCCGAGGCCAAGAACTTCTGCGTCTTCGACGGCAAGTGGTTCGCCATCCCGTACCACTTCATCGGGATCGGGTCGTTCCTGCGCAAGGACTGGATGCAGGACAAGGGCATCTCCCCCAAGGACGTCTACAGCTGGGAGGAGCTGCGGGATCTGTGCCTGGCGATCTCCGACCCGACCAAACGCCGGTTCGGCTGGGGCATGACGGTCAATCGGTCCGGTGACGGCAACGGCATGATCGAGGCACTGATCAACGCCTACGGCGGGTCGATCGCCTCCAACGACGGCCGGAAGGTCACGTTCGACTCCCCCGAGACGGTGCAGGCGGTGACCTTCCTCGGCGACATCTACACCAATCCCAGGTACAAGCCGATGCTGCCGCCCGGGGTGGCGAGCTGGACCGACACCAGCAACAACGAGAACTGGCTCGCCGGGGTCCTCGGCTACACCCGCAACCAGTTCAGCGTCTACGCGGACTCCAGGACCAAGAAGAACCCGGTGTACGCGAACACCCACGTGTTCTCCGACTGCATCGGTCCGGCAACCAACAACCCCCTGCTGCTCGGCCAGTCGCAGGGTTTCGTTGTCTTCAAGGGCGCCAAGAACCCCGCGCTCGCCAAGCTCCTGGCCCAGTACCTGGTCAGCGCGCCCGCGCTGCTCGGAGTGGCGAAGGAGGCACCCGGCCTCGTCATGCCCGCCTGGGAGAAGGTCTGGGACGCCGACCCTTTCTTCACCAGCGGCGACCCGGCGTTCCCCATGCTGCGCAGGATCACGCAACTGTCGCTGCCGCTGTCCACGAAGAACGGACTGGCCTTCCCGCAGAAGGCCAGCGCGGGCCAGCAGGCCGTCGGCGCGGCCTACGTCCTCACCGACATGATGCAGCAGGTCGTACAAGGAACTGCGCCGGCGCAGGCCGTGACGACCGCCCACGCGAAGATGGTGCAGATCTTCAACCAGCAGGGGCTGCCGCAGTGA